In Hamadaea flava, a genomic segment contains:
- a CDS encoding MerR family transcriptional regulator: MDLTIGEVAERSGLSVHALRFYEKEGLFANPVRRTATGRRVYHSEDVEWLAVCTKLRSSGMSLAAIRQYVELARQGAGNEKERLSLLRAHEEQVLARIRELHECLSVIRYKVGIYESALDRGEANELWNPSHTEPVGLTGTTEDCHRAAV; encoded by the coding sequence ATGGATCTGACCATCGGCGAGGTCGCCGAGCGCAGCGGGCTCAGCGTCCACGCGCTGCGGTTCTACGAGAAGGAGGGGTTGTTCGCCAACCCCGTACGCCGCACGGCCACCGGCCGCCGTGTCTACCACTCCGAAGACGTGGAATGGCTCGCCGTATGCACGAAGCTGCGTTCCTCGGGGATGTCGCTGGCGGCGATCCGGCAGTACGTCGAGCTGGCCCGGCAGGGCGCGGGCAACGAGAAGGAGCGCCTCAGCCTGCTCCGGGCGCACGAGGAGCAGGTGCTGGCGCGGATCCGCGAGCTCCATGAGTGCCTGTCCGTCATCCGGTACAAGGTCGGGATCTACGAGTCCGCGCTCGATCGCGGCGAGGCGAACGAGCTGTGGAACCCTTCGCACACCGAGCCGGTCGGCCTCACCGGCACGACAGAAGACTGCCACCGCGCCGCTGTGTGA
- a CDS encoding oxidoreductase produces MSKVFFVTGASRGLGAEIVRAALERGHQVAATARDAAAVAKAYPEEPANLLALTADVTDPAQLRAAVEATVERFGRLDVVVNNAGYGLVGAVEEVSDEAARDLFEVNVFGVINTLKATLPVLRAQRSGHVLNLSSVGGFATAPGVGLYGATKFAVEALSEALQGELAPLGVRVTIVEPGGFRTDFLNPASLRTEPATIADYEAGAGPVRQSMGANDGKQAGDPVKAANAIIDVTEVAEPPLRLQLGADAIARIEAKLDLVRRELEQWKHVALATDL; encoded by the coding sequence ATGAGCAAAGTCTTCTTCGTCACCGGTGCGTCCCGCGGGCTCGGCGCCGAGATCGTCCGCGCCGCCCTCGAGCGGGGACACCAGGTCGCCGCGACCGCCCGGGACGCCGCCGCGGTAGCTAAGGCGTACCCGGAGGAACCGGCGAACCTGCTGGCCCTGACCGCCGACGTCACCGACCCCGCCCAGCTCCGGGCCGCCGTCGAGGCGACCGTCGAGCGCTTCGGCCGCCTCGACGTCGTCGTCAACAACGCCGGCTACGGCCTGGTCGGCGCGGTCGAGGAGGTCTCCGACGAGGCCGCCCGCGACCTCTTCGAGGTGAACGTGTTCGGCGTGATCAACACGCTCAAGGCGACTCTGCCGGTGCTCCGGGCGCAGCGCTCCGGGCACGTGCTCAACCTCAGCTCGGTCGGCGGCTTCGCCACCGCGCCCGGCGTCGGCCTCTACGGTGCGACGAAGTTCGCCGTCGAAGCCCTCTCCGAGGCGTTGCAGGGCGAGCTCGCCCCGCTCGGCGTACGCGTGACGATCGTGGAACCGGGCGGCTTCCGCACCGACTTCCTCAACCCCGCGAGCCTGCGGACCGAACCCGCGACGATCGCCGATTACGAGGCGGGCGCGGGACCGGTCCGGCAGAGCATGGGCGCGAACGACGGCAAGCAGGCCGGCGACCCGGTGAAGGCGGCCAACGCCATCATCGACGTGACCGAGGTGGCCGAGCCGCCGTTGCGACTGCAGCTCGGGGCCGACGCGATCGCCCGGATCGAGGCGAAGCTCGACCTGGTCCGGCGCGAGCTGGAGCAGTGGAAGCACGTCGCCCTGGCGACCGACCTGTAA
- a CDS encoding DNA polymerase domain-containing protein, translating into MGEERAGVALTNLNQSLFEGAEATKRDLVDYLDAVRERILPVLRDRPLSVIRVLRGQKPFMQKNVPKYTPDWVKTVSLWAESSHREVSYALCNDRQTLLWFANQRAVEYHPTLVVAERWAYPSHLILDLDPPEGGGFARAVTAAHLVRAVLEQAGMAGAVKTSGAKGVHVFVPLDGETGAEDVAAATRAVAARAERLDPEVATTAFIREDRAGKVFLDSTRAGGATVVAAYSPRLRPGTPVSFPVPWADLDRVTPADFTVRTALPLLAEADPWAELMPPPQKLDPGLVEEGHTIPIPRLLALQYGRERKKRKQQSGDLRTE; encoded by the coding sequence ATGGGCGAGGAGCGGGCCGGCGTCGCGCTGACCAACCTAAACCAGTCCCTGTTCGAGGGGGCCGAGGCGACCAAGCGCGACCTCGTGGACTACCTGGACGCCGTGCGCGAGCGCATTCTGCCGGTGCTGCGCGACCGGCCGCTGTCGGTGATCCGGGTGCTGCGCGGCCAGAAACCGTTCATGCAGAAGAACGTCCCCAAGTACACGCCCGACTGGGTGAAGACCGTGTCGCTGTGGGCGGAATCGTCGCATCGCGAGGTGTCCTACGCGCTCTGCAACGACCGCCAGACCCTGTTGTGGTTCGCCAATCAACGTGCGGTCGAATACCACCCGACGCTCGTCGTGGCGGAGCGCTGGGCGTACCCGTCGCATTTGATCCTGGATCTGGACCCGCCGGAAGGCGGCGGCTTCGCGCGGGCGGTGACCGCCGCGCACCTGGTCCGCGCGGTGCTTGAGCAGGCCGGGATGGCCGGCGCGGTGAAGACCAGCGGGGCCAAGGGGGTGCACGTGTTCGTGCCCCTCGACGGCGAGACGGGCGCGGAAGACGTCGCGGCGGCCACCCGGGCGGTCGCGGCCCGCGCGGAACGGCTCGACCCCGAGGTGGCGACGACCGCGTTCATCCGCGAGGACCGCGCGGGCAAGGTCTTCCTCGACTCGACCCGCGCGGGTGGGGCCACTGTGGTCGCGGCCTACAGTCCGCGACTTCGCCCAGGTACGCCGGTCTCGTTCCCGGTGCCCTGGGCCGACCTCGATCGGGTGACCCCGGCGGACTTCACGGTACGCACGGCGCTCCCGCTGCTGGCCGAAGCCGATCCGTGGGCCGAACTGATGCCGCCGCCGCAGAAGCTGGACCCGGGGCTGGTCGAGGAGGGGCACACCATTCCGATACCTCGTCTGTTGGCACTACAGTACGGTCGTGAGCGGAAAAAGCGCAAGCAGCAGAGCGGCGATTTACGGACGGAAT
- a CDS encoding MmcQ/YjbR family DNA-binding protein has protein sequence MSAPGDVPEEILLRLRAICRALPEAYEEPAWIGVRWRIRQRTVAHVYLRDAEDDCVMTFRAPGEEIVALVQSGQSFYRADWGDNVVGMIFTDDVDWIEVAELLTESYRLMAPKRLAALVDGPPLLSD, from the coding sequence GTGAGCGCGCCTGGTGACGTCCCCGAGGAGATCCTGCTCCGGCTGCGGGCGATCTGCCGTGCCCTGCCCGAGGCCTACGAGGAACCGGCCTGGATCGGCGTCCGCTGGCGGATCCGGCAACGGACCGTCGCGCACGTCTACCTCCGGGACGCCGAGGACGATTGCGTGATGACCTTCCGGGCACCGGGCGAGGAGATCGTCGCCTTGGTCCAGAGTGGACAATCGTTCTATCGGGCGGACTGGGGCGACAACGTCGTGGGCATGATCTTCACCGACGACGTCGACTGGATCGAGGTCGCCGAGCTGCTCACCGAGAGCTACCGGCTCATGGCGCCGAAGCGGCTCGCCGCCCTCGTCGACGGGCCGCCGCTGCTCTCCGATTAG
- a CDS encoding site-2 protease family protein encodes MTDAGEDYLEPLDDPLQRLAAEGGWDERARAIEADVARERRRALRRIPRVRRRRAGVSWLFLLLVALAGASGWAMWSGVVPRQAAVFTFILTGWLVTLCLHEYAHALVAHRGGDDTIAEKGYLRLNPLKYGHPVLTFLLPLFALLTGGLPLPGGAVQVESDRLRSRHRDALVSMAGPAVNIVAAGLLLTALAVLGPDGIYDLGEPHAVFWAGLTLLAYLQVASAALNLLPIPGLDGYGMIEHYLPERVQEIGRKIRPFGLLVVFLLLYLPPVREGFGDLTLWITNSSGTPVNGIYYGYQIFQFWRGWF; translated from the coding sequence GTGACCGACGCTGGGGAGGACTACCTCGAGCCGCTCGACGACCCGCTGCAGCGGCTCGCGGCCGAGGGCGGCTGGGACGAACGCGCCCGCGCCATCGAGGCGGACGTCGCCCGGGAGCGCCGGCGCGCGCTGCGCCGCATCCCCCGGGTACGCCGCCGGCGGGCCGGGGTGTCGTGGCTGTTCCTGCTGCTCGTGGCGTTGGCCGGGGCGAGCGGCTGGGCGATGTGGTCGGGCGTCGTGCCGCGCCAGGCCGCCGTGTTCACTTTCATCCTGACCGGCTGGCTCGTCACGCTGTGCCTTCACGAGTACGCCCACGCCCTGGTCGCTCACCGGGGCGGCGACGACACCATCGCGGAGAAGGGCTATCTGCGGCTGAACCCGCTGAAGTACGGCCACCCGGTGCTGACCTTCCTCCTGCCGTTGTTCGCGCTGCTCACGGGCGGTCTGCCACTGCCGGGCGGGGCGGTGCAGGTCGAGTCGGACCGGCTGCGCAGCCGGCACCGGGACGCCCTGGTCTCGATGGCGGGCCCGGCGGTGAACATCGTCGCGGCCGGCCTGCTGCTCACGGCGCTCGCGGTGCTCGGCCCGGACGGGATCTACGACCTCGGCGAGCCGCACGCGGTCTTCTGGGCCGGGCTGACGTTGCTGGCGTACCTGCAGGTGGCGAGCGCGGCGTTGAACCTGCTGCCGATCCCGGGCCTCGACGGGTACGGGATGATCGAGCACTATCTGCCCGAACGCGTACAGGAGATCGGCCGCAAGATCCGCCCGTTCGGGCTACTCGTGGTCTTCCTGCTGCTCTACCTGCCCCCGGTACGCGAAGGCTTCGGCGACCTGACGCTCTGGATCACCAACAGCTCCGGCACACCGGTCAACGGCATCTACTACGGCTACCAGATCTTCCAGTTCTGGCGCGGCTGGTTCTAG